A stretch of Primulina tabacum isolate GXHZ01 chromosome 13, ASM2559414v2, whole genome shotgun sequence DNA encodes these proteins:
- the LOC142522839 gene encoding transcription factor MYB80-like — MGRIPCCEKENVKRGQWTPEEDQKLSSYIAQNGTRNWRLIPKHAGLQRCGKSCRLRWTNYLRPDLKQGQFSEAEEQTIVTLHSVLGNRWSVIAAQLQGRTDNDVKNHWNTKLKKKLSGMGIDPVTHKPFSHLITEIATLPPPQAPNLAEAALGCFKDEMLHLLTKRRIDLQMQQCGTAPSNHNISIKPEDNKDDTIEKIKFGLSKAIKAPDLFPLNKPWDPVGATSMNLDRTFHAYPGSDSEFHYELASLGNNGDVSPWSQSLCTGSTCTAGDQHGHLHENLEDEQGENSGTRKETRIGSSIFNSDCSLWDLPSDDLINPIL; from the exons ATGGGTAGAATTCCATGCTGTGAAAAGGAGAATGTCAAAAGAGGGCAATGGACTCCGGAGGAAGACCAGAAGCTGTCGTCATACATTGCTCAAAATGGAACTAGGAATTGGCGTCTCATTCCCAAGCATGCAG GTCTTCAGAGATGTGGGAAGAGCTGTAGATTGCGATGGACCAATTACCTCCGTCCAGACCTCAAACAAGGGCAATTCTCAGAGGCAGAAGAGCAGACTATAGTAACCCTTCACTCGGTCCTCGGAAACCG ATGGTCTGTAATTGCTGCCCAGCTGCAGGGACGTACAGACAATGATGTTAAAAATCATTGGAACACCAAACTTAAGAAGAAGCTTTCCGGTATGGGAATTGATCCTGTTACACACAAGCCATTTTCTCACCTCATAACAGAGATAGCCACACTTCCACCACCACAGGCTCCGAATTTGGCTGAAGCAGCCCTTGGGTGCTTCAAAGATGAAATGCTTCATCTCCTCACAAAGAGACGTATTGACCTCCAGATGCAGCAATGTGGAACAGCTCCATCTAACCACAATATTTCCATTAAACCAGAGGATAATAAAGATGATACAATTGAAAAGATCAAATTTGGGTTGTCAAAGGCCATAAAAGCGCCTGACTTGTTTCCACTAAATAAGCCTTGGGACCCTGTTGGAGCAACTTCCATGAATCTTGATAGAACTTTTCATGCTTATCCAGGATCAGATTCTGAATTCCACTACGAACTTGCATCTCTCGGTAATAATGGGGATGTATCTCCATGGAGCCAGAGTTTGTGCACTGGGAGCACATGCACTGCAGGGGACCAGCATGGTCATTTGCATGAAAACCTTGAGGATGAACAAGGGGAGAACTCCGGAACCAGAAAAGAAACAAGAATTGGATCCAGTATTTTCAACTCAGACTGCTCCTTGTGGGATTTACCATCCGACGATTTGATCAATCCTATACTTTAA